The DNA region GTAGAGGGAGAGCCCATCGTTTCTTGGAAAGTTTTTCCGTCGTGGGTGACAAAGATTTCCTGAAGTTCCTCTTGGCCTTGATAAACGATGTGCACGGGGAAAGAATCAACCAGTTCATTGGAAAGCAAGCAGCCGGTAAAGGGCTTTTCACCCCGGAGAAGAACATCGGGGGGAATCCAAGCTACCTTCCCGGCGGTAAAAAATTTGGCCAGAAAGGATTGCTGTTCTTTTACGAAAGACGGACTTTGCTCCGCCAAGAGATAGAGAAGGTTTTTATAAAAATTTGGTAAATGGCTTTGGCAATATTGTAGAATATCTGAACAAAGCAATCCTTTCCCCGCACCCATCTCCGTGATGATGAAAGGGGAAGGACGATCCAGGATCTCCCACATCTGATGGAGCTGACGGGCGATGAGGTGGCCAAAGATGGGGTGGACGTTGGGGCTGGTATAGTAGTCTCCTTCCGGCCCGATCTTCTGGCGGGGAGAATGATAATATCCGTGCTGGGGATGATAAAGGGCCAGATCCATGAACTCCACAAAAGGAATTTGTCCCCGGCGATGAATGCGATCTAAAATGACCTTGACCAATTCTTTATTTTCTGGCTCCGCCATGTGTGCTATTATAACTTGATTCTATAGGAAATTCCTTATTGGACACGGATGTACACAGATTATCAAGGTATTATAGCAAAAAACAAAACAAAGTTGCCATGACGAACAACCCAACTCCTTGCGGAATGCAATAAAAATCCCCCTATCCCCCTTTACGAAAGAGGGGCGGGGGGGATTTGGGGTGAAGACTACGTTTGAATTGAATAGATGATGTCAACTTATTTAGGACGTTCCCAATAAATGGAAAAAAATATCCGTGAATATCTGCGAAAATCCGTGTCCTATAAATTTAATAGGGGCGTTTGTGCCGGATGAATTGCCAGGGTGGGGGGGAGCGGTGAGAAGAAAAGAATTTGCGGTCAAAGATCAGGAATCACTAGAAGAGGTCCTGAAAAACGCTGAAGTCGGGTACTTGGCCTTCAACGGAGCCGATGGATGGCCGAGGATTACCCCATTGAATATTGTCTTCGATGGACGGATTCTATGGCATGGAGCGGTTGCCGGAGAGCGTTACGAATGTTTACAGCAAGACCCACGGGCCACCTTTGCGGTGGTATCCGTGCAACGCTATATCC from Deltaproteobacteria bacterium includes:
- a CDS encoding pyridoxamine 5'-phosphate oxidase family protein is translated as MRRKEFAVKDQESLEEVLKNAEVGYLAFNGADGWPRITPLNIVFDGRILWHGAVAGERYECLQQDPRATFAVVSVQRYIPSHFASEENAAAATTAFKSVQVRGKCRAIDDPEEKCAVLNQLM
- a CDS encoding SAM-dependent methyltransferase: MAEPENKELVKVILDRIHRRGQIPFVEFMDLALYHPQHGYYHSPRQKIGPEGDYYTSPNVHPIFGHLIARQLHQMWEILDRPSPFIITEMGAGKGLLCSDILQYCQSHLPNFYKNLLYLLAEQSPSFVKEQQSFLAKFFTAGKVAWIPPDVLLRGEKPFTGCLLSNELVDSFPVHIVYQGQEELQEIFVTHDGKTFQETMGSPSTPLLQDYFHAYACPLEEGQRAEANLKALEWIAGVSQTLQRGFVLTIDYGYEAEELYHPARRQGTLLCYFRHTTSTNPYERIGYQDMTTHVNFSALRRKGETVGLRPMGCPEQYKFLAALGLLDDLENGEKNSPCPSSPEFLKNKLAMKSFLVPGGMGTLLKVFIQSKGLAEVNLLGFRDPFMRANNKP